In a single window of the Rattus norvegicus strain BN/NHsdMcwi chromosome 6, GRCr8, whole genome shotgun sequence genome:
- the Acp1 gene encoding low molecular weight phosphotyrosine protein phosphatase isoform D (isoform D is encoded by transcript variant 4) produces MHVVVNTAGNICRSPIAEAVFRKLVTDENVSDNWAIDSSAVSDWNVGRPPDPRAVSCLRNHGISTAHKARQITREDFATFDYILCMDESNLRDLNRKSNQVKNCKAKIELLGSYDPQKQLIIEDPYYGNDSDFEVVYQQCLRCCKAFLEKTH; encoded by the exons GTAACATTTGCCGGTCACCCATTGCAGAAGCAGTGTTCAGAAAATTGGTAACTGATGAAAACGTTTCAGATAAC TGGGCCATTGACAGCAGCGCCGTTTCCGACTGGAACGTGGGCCGGCCCCCAGACCCAAGAGCTGTCAGCTGCCTAAGAAATCATGGCATTAGCACAGCCCATAAGGCAAGACAG ATTACAAGAGAAGACTTTGCCACATTCGATTATATACTGTGTATGGATGAAAGCAATCTGAG AGATCTGAATAGAAAAAGTAATCAAGttaaaaactgcaaagctaaAATCGAGCTACTTGGGAGCTATGATCCACAGAAGCAGCTCATTATTGAAGATCCCTATTAT GGCAATGACTCTGACTTCGAGGTGGTGTACCAGCAATGCCTTAGGTGCTGCAAGGCCTTCCTGGAGAAGACTCACTAG
- the Alkal2 gene encoding ALK and LTK ligand 2 precursor codes for MRVSGRPMLLALLLLLSTVGDPGHAQPRGPADRQTLLRLLVELVQELKKFHIGDSKRLQLLGESDFALGRREATDYGADQEEQRVEIVPRDLRMKDKFLKHLTGPLYFSPKCSKHFHRLYHNTRDCTIPAYYKRCARLLTRLAVSPMCMER; via the exons ATGCGCGTGTCCGGGCGCCCGATGCTCCTTGCGTTACTGCTGCTACTGAGCACCGTGGGGGACCCGGGACATGCGCAGCCCAGGGGGCCTGCAGACCGGCAAACGCTGCTGAGGTTGCTAGTTGAGCTGGTCCAGGAGCTGAAGAAATTCCACATAGGAGACTCCAAAAGGCTGCAGCTCCTTGGCGAGTCCGACTTTGCCCTGGGCCGCAGAGAGGCCACGGATTATGGGGCAGACCAAGAAGAGCAGAGAGTGG AGATTGTTCCTCGAGATCTAAGGATGAAGGACAAGTTTCTGAAACATCTCACAG GTCCTCTTTATTTCAGTCCGAAGTGCAGCAAGCACTTCCACAGACTTTACCACAACACGCGGGACTGCACCATCCCTGCAT ACTATAAAAGATGTGCCAGGTTACTTACCCGGCTGGCTGTCAGTCCCATGTGCATGGAGAGATAA
- the Alkal2 gene encoding ALK and LTK ligand 2 isoform X1 — protein sequence MRVSGRPMLLALLLLLSTVGDPGHAQPRGPADRQTLLRLLVELVQELKKFHIGDSKRLQLLGESDFALGRREATDYGADQEEQRVGPLYFSPKCSKHFHRLYHNTRDCTIPAYYKRCARLLTRLAVSPMCMER from the exons ATGCGCGTGTCCGGGCGCCCGATGCTCCTTGCGTTACTGCTGCTACTGAGCACCGTGGGGGACCCGGGACATGCGCAGCCCAGGGGGCCTGCAGACCGGCAAACGCTGCTGAGGTTGCTAGTTGAGCTGGTCCAGGAGCTGAAGAAATTCCACATAGGAGACTCCAAAAGGCTGCAGCTCCTTGGCGAGTCCGACTTTGCCCTGGGCCGCAGAGAGGCCACGGATTATGGGGCAGACCAAGAAGAGCAGAGAGTGG GTCCTCTTTATTTCAGTCCGAAGTGCAGCAAGCACTTCCACAGACTTTACCACAACACGCGGGACTGCACCATCCCTGCAT ACTATAAAAGATGTGCCAGGTTACTTACCCGGCTGGCTGTCAGTCCCATGTGCATGGAGAGATAA
- the Acp1 gene encoding low molecular weight phosphotyrosine protein phosphatase isoform B (isoform B is encoded by transcript variant 2), with product MAEVGSKSVLFVCLGNICRSPIAEAVFRKLVTDENVSDNWAIDSSAVSDWNVGRPPDPRAVSCLRNHGISTAHKARQITREDFATFDYILCMDESNLRDLNRKSNQVKNCKAKIELLGSYDPQKQLIIEDPYYGNDSDFEVVYQQCLRCCKAFLEKTH from the exons GTAACATTTGCCGGTCACCCATTGCAGAAGCAGTGTTCAGAAAATTGGTAACTGATGAAAACGTTTCAGATAAC TGGGCCATTGACAGCAGCGCCGTTTCCGACTGGAACGTGGGCCGGCCCCCAGACCCAAGAGCTGTCAGCTGCCTAAGAAATCATGGCATTAGCACAGCCCATAAGGCAAGACAG ATTACAAGAGAAGACTTTGCCACATTCGATTATATACTGTGTATGGATGAAAGCAATCTGAG AGATCTGAATAGAAAAAGTAATCAAGttaaaaactgcaaagctaaAATCGAGCTACTTGGGAGCTATGATCCACAGAAGCAGCTCATTATTGAAGATCCCTATTAT GGCAATGACTCTGACTTCGAGGTGGTGTACCAGCAATGCCTTAGGTGCTGCAAGGCCTTCCTGGAGAAGACTCACTAG
- the Acp1 gene encoding low molecular weight phosphotyrosine protein phosphatase isoform A (isoform A is encoded by transcript variant 1), with protein sequence MAEVGSKSVLFVCLGNICRSPIAEAVFRKLVTDENVSDNWRIDSAATSTYEVGNPPDYRGQNCMKKHGIHMQHIARQITREDFATFDYILCMDESNLRDLNRKSNQVKNCKAKIELLGSYDPQKQLIIEDPYYGNDSDFEVVYQQCLRCCKAFLEKTH encoded by the exons GTAACATTTGCCGGTCACCCATTGCAGAAGCAGTGTTCAGAAAATTGGTAACTGATGAAAACGTTTCAGATAAC TGGAGGATAGACAGTGCGGCTACATCCACCTATGAAGTGGGGAACCCCCCTGACTATCGAGGGCAGAACTGCATGAAAAAACATGGCATCCACATGCAACACATTGCACGGCAG ATTACAAGAGAAGACTTTGCCACATTCGATTATATACTGTGTATGGATGAAAGCAATCTGAG AGATCTGAATAGAAAAAGTAATCAAGttaaaaactgcaaagctaaAATCGAGCTACTTGGGAGCTATGATCCACAGAAGCAGCTCATTATTGAAGATCCCTATTAT GGCAATGACTCTGACTTCGAGGTGGTGTACCAGCAATGCCTTAGGTGCTGCAAGGCCTTCCTGGAGAAGACTCACTAG